In the Piscinibacter sp. XHJ-5 genome, one interval contains:
- a CDS encoding alpha/beta fold hydrolase: MATREEKIDIRVDSEPIQGTLVTPGTRIPGVLFVHGWGGCQEQYLARAREIAALGCVCLTFDLRGHAGTQRQRETVSRESNLRDALAAYDLLAGHPHVDRSAIAVVGSSYGGYLGAILTTQRAVRWLALRAPALYIDTGWELPKLQLHKDQDLRTYRRSFVPADTNRALRACADFQGDVLIVQSERDDVIPHTVVTSYREACLKARSLTYRCIEGADHGLTDDTSQRAYTALLTQWMGEMLPKVRREGQGPVSAATMAPAERLAAEQTSAAEPEMPPKAS, translated from the coding sequence ATGGCCACGCGCGAAGAGAAGATTGACATCCGTGTCGACTCCGAGCCCATCCAGGGCACGCTGGTGACGCCCGGAACGCGCATTCCCGGCGTGCTGTTCGTCCACGGCTGGGGCGGCTGCCAGGAGCAGTACCTGGCGCGCGCGCGAGAGATCGCCGCGCTGGGATGCGTGTGCCTGACCTTCGACCTGCGCGGGCATGCCGGCACGCAGCGCCAGCGGGAGACGGTATCGCGCGAGAGCAACCTGCGCGACGCCCTCGCCGCCTACGACCTGCTGGCCGGCCATCCGCACGTCGACCGCTCGGCGATCGCGGTGGTGGGCAGCAGCTACGGCGGCTATCTCGGCGCCATCCTGACGACGCAGCGCGCGGTGAGGTGGCTGGCGCTGCGCGCCCCGGCGCTGTACATCGACACCGGCTGGGAGCTGCCCAAGCTGCAGTTGCACAAGGACCAGGACCTGCGCACCTACCGGCGCAGCTTCGTGCCGGCCGACACCAACCGCGCGCTGCGCGCCTGCGCCGACTTCCAGGGCGACGTGCTGATCGTCCAGTCGGAGCGCGACGACGTCATCCCGCACACGGTCGTCACGAGCTACCGCGAGGCCTGCCTGAAGGCCCGCTCGCTGACCTACCGCTGCATCGAGGGCGCCGACCACGGGCTCACCGACGACACCAGCCAGCGGGCCTACACGGCACTGCTCACGCAGTGGATGGGCGAGATGCTGCCCAAGGTGCGGCGCGAAGGCCAAGGGCCGGTGTCGGCTGCGACCATGGCGCCGGCCGAGCGGCTCGCGGCGGAGCAGACGTCGGCGGCGGAGCCGGAGATGCCGCCGAAGGCGTCCTGA
- a CDS encoding DUF3182 family protein, whose translation MAALTPHRHVCFVACRRDARDHELATQRGVAERLATLLGCRYAGDADPAATGPIGYAVPNDTLVSLEQAQRLGIRGRLDLFGGVVPLPFIATKVITHGLLHPDAPAPAGWRREFAERVANAVLPGYSAFSLDDAQAAGRRLLEEGPVRLKAAMGTGGAGQSIARTPQQLDEQLASLDQAALQAHGVVLERNLSEVRTYSIGLLHVGSLVASYFGSQHNTLNRHGEEVYGGSELTVVRGGFDALERAAAGDADLRWAIALARSYHAAALECYAGMYASRANYDVVRGHDAQGRALAGVLESSWRIGGASGAEVAALQALVDDASLESVNASTTEVHGPQAVVPPGATLYFQGDDPHVGPITKYAQVHPHGHARRED comes from the coding sequence ATGGCCGCACTGACTCCGCACCGGCACGTCTGCTTCGTGGCCTGTCGCCGCGATGCACGCGATCACGAGCTCGCGACGCAGCGAGGCGTCGCCGAGCGCCTGGCCACGCTGCTGGGATGCCGCTATGCGGGCGACGCGGACCCGGCGGCGACAGGACCGATCGGCTACGCGGTGCCCAACGACACGCTGGTCTCGCTGGAGCAGGCGCAGCGCCTGGGCATCCGGGGCCGGCTGGACCTCTTCGGCGGCGTGGTGCCGTTGCCTTTCATCGCGACCAAGGTGATCACGCACGGCCTGCTGCACCCGGACGCGCCGGCCCCGGCCGGCTGGCGCCGCGAGTTCGCCGAGCGTGTGGCGAACGCGGTGCTGCCCGGCTATTCCGCCTTTTCGCTCGATGACGCGCAAGCCGCGGGCCGGCGCCTCCTGGAGGAAGGACCGGTGCGCCTCAAGGCCGCGATGGGCACCGGCGGCGCCGGGCAATCGATCGCCAGGACGCCGCAGCAGCTTGACGAGCAGCTCGCGTCGCTGGACCAGGCCGCGCTGCAAGCCCACGGCGTCGTGCTCGAACGCAACCTGAGCGAGGTCCGCACCTACAGCATCGGCCTGCTGCACGTGGGAAGCCTGGTCGCCAGCTACTTCGGCAGCCAGCACAACACCCTCAACCGGCATGGCGAGGAGGTGTACGGCGGCAGCGAGCTCACCGTCGTGCGCGGCGGCTTCGACGCGCTGGAGCGGGCCGCCGCCGGCGATGCGGACCTGCGCTGGGCCATCGCGCTGGCACGCAGCTACCACGCCGCCGCGCTGGAGTGCTACGCCGGCATGTATGCCTCGCGCGCCAACTACGACGTGGTGCGCGGCCACGATGCGCAAGGCCGCGCACTCGCGGGCGTGCTGGAGTCGTCGTGGCGCATCGGCGGGGCGAGCGGTGCCGAGGTCGCTGCGCTGCAGGCGCTGGTCGACGATGCGTCGCTCGAATCGGTGAACGCTTCCACCACCGAGGTCCACGGGCCCCAGGCAGTGGTGCCGCCGGGGGCGACCCTGTACTTCCAGGGCGACGACCCGCATGTCGGCCCGATCACGAAATACGCACAGGTTCATCCCCATGGCCACGCGCGAAGAGAAGATTGA
- a CDS encoding glycosyltransferase, whose translation MPTLIVFSHLRWDFVYQRPQHILSRLAKHFDVCFVEEPVATDGDPWVETSQAAPGVTLLRPHTPVAAPGFHDDQLPVLKLLLSNHLRDRKIDDCIAWFYTPMALPMLSLLSPRAVVYDCMDELSAFKHAPPQLRQRELALMKVADLVFTGGPSLYEAKRRLHPRVVCLPSAVDTAHYAPGRAAAQADAVTQARRIHDGIGRPRLGFFGVIDERLDIDLVAAIADAEASWQVVMVGPVVKIDPTALPRRANIHWLGQQPYDVLPQLVADWDVCLLPFALNESTRYISPTKTLEYMAAHKPVVSTAVHDVVAMYGDVVGIGHGPQGFVDRCRAALAESAAQRGQRIERMNAVVAEHTWDRAVEQVRAALEQVLAAAPHAGEIGASHAPPGAQRPASGNLLLAPPQPAPTSIKAA comes from the coding sequence ATGCCGACGCTGATCGTCTTTTCTCACCTGCGCTGGGACTTCGTCTACCAGCGACCGCAGCACATTCTTTCGCGGCTGGCGAAGCACTTCGACGTGTGCTTCGTCGAGGAGCCTGTCGCGACCGACGGCGACCCATGGGTGGAGACGTCCCAGGCAGCGCCGGGCGTCACGCTGCTGAGGCCGCACACGCCGGTGGCCGCCCCCGGCTTTCACGACGACCAGCTGCCGGTGCTGAAGCTGCTGCTGTCCAACCACCTTCGCGACAGAAAAATCGACGACTGCATCGCCTGGTTCTACACACCGATGGCGCTGCCGATGCTGTCGCTGCTGTCGCCCCGCGCGGTGGTCTACGACTGCATGGACGAGCTCTCGGCGTTCAAGCATGCCCCGCCGCAGCTGCGCCAGCGTGAGCTGGCGCTGATGAAGGTGGCAGACCTCGTGTTCACCGGCGGCCCCAGCCTCTACGAAGCCAAGCGCCGCCTGCACCCGCGCGTCGTGTGCCTGCCGAGCGCCGTGGACACCGCGCACTACGCGCCTGGACGGGCCGCCGCGCAGGCCGACGCGGTCACGCAGGCGCGGCGCATCCACGACGGCATCGGGCGGCCGCGCCTGGGCTTCTTCGGCGTCATCGACGAGCGCCTCGACATCGACCTGGTCGCCGCGATCGCGGACGCCGAGGCATCATGGCAGGTCGTCATGGTGGGCCCGGTCGTCAAGATCGACCCGACGGCCCTGCCGCGCCGGGCCAACATCCATTGGCTGGGCCAGCAGCCCTACGACGTGCTGCCGCAGCTGGTCGCCGACTGGGACGTCTGCCTGCTGCCCTTCGCGCTCAACGAGTCGACGCGCTACATCAGCCCGACCAAGACGCTGGAGTACATGGCCGCGCACAAGCCGGTGGTCAGCACTGCGGTGCACGACGTGGTCGCGATGTACGGCGACGTCGTGGGCATCGGCCATGGCCCGCAGGGCTTCGTGGATCGATGCCGCGCGGCGCTGGCCGAGAGCGCCGCGCAGCGCGGGCAGCGGATCGAACGAATGAACGCCGTGGTGGCCGAGCACACCTGGGATCGCGCCGTCGAGCAGGTGAGGGCCGCCCTGGAGCAGGTGCTGGCCGCCGCACCGCATGCGGGCGAGATCGGCGCGTCGCACGCCCCGCCGGGGGCGCAGCGGCCCGCAAGTGGGAACCTGCTGCTCGCGCCGCCGCAGCCGGCACCGACGTCCATCAAGGCGGCCTGA